A section of the Pedobacter sp. HDW13 genome encodes:
- a CDS encoding M60 family metallopeptidase, with protein MNKQIYTLLILAFVSTSVFAQKFQKSTLLKDIKTLPMPDSGKFVSIFYTTNENPEITATHPLAPGMTMLANMSMSSKLDKGQIFAFGSSDYLTGNLLANQNIQQLLKNILNSNSNSTKKLKIAVDAATDPALSSFLKTSGAKVYISKKTKLESGTNVYFLTTDVIDTTEQHNLEKFIRTGGILVFGSPYPNIFKNRDKSKPYTNDLIKINDLLSKAGIFNAYTLIQASSNADTLILKDPPFYLHLKYIIQQLANPAFKSIDPTEYAYGMEPTLELSFLSNADTSRVIQKLKSILSIGDTLAIPTIKKPLDISTPAKKAGYRFSKYLFDKKYALSDTTAFIYPESKFFPGEVPKNALRTTEQIEIAVKVGTQGLLDPYSDYYRLHSTGVYVPAGEKVSIILDPIYKNQHLKAQIGIHNDNLKHMDNLVRPGFDLTRTLELNKDTTIIFSPYGGLLYIKISDTSTLKSIKILTNGVVKAPYYQLGKTTLADWKTIRNNPAPWAELATDNLILTVPSYRIKNLEHPDSLMKFWDEVMNADADLAIINRKRAHPERIIIDEQVAYGYMFTQWDKIVAPNDESCPLMLDEKKLREKGSWGHFHELGHRHQFWGLDMDEVGEVTTNLYSMYVYDKVLKKGIYNHDAIQSKSMVREKIKEYLQNEPTFKKWGEDPFTALCMYIQLIENFGWESIMSANKIYREKDPRKFYNTPLNNQERIDLWFTSISKATNANLSSFFDIWKIPVSGQAKAQVNMYKTWLPEELVSYQSH; from the coding sequence ATGAACAAACAAATTTATACGCTTTTAATTTTAGCATTCGTCAGCACCTCTGTTTTTGCACAGAAATTCCAAAAATCAACCCTGCTTAAAGATATTAAAACCTTGCCTATGCCTGATAGCGGCAAATTTGTCTCTATATTCTATACCACTAACGAAAATCCTGAGATTACAGCGACCCACCCACTCGCGCCTGGCATGACAATGTTAGCGAATATGAGCATGAGTAGCAAATTGGATAAGGGTCAGATTTTCGCTTTTGGTTCTTCAGATTATTTAACTGGCAACCTGCTGGCCAACCAAAATATCCAACAGTTACTCAAAAACATACTAAATAGCAACAGCAATTCAACTAAAAAATTAAAGATAGCTGTAGATGCGGCAACAGACCCTGCCTTATCAAGTTTTTTAAAGACCAGCGGGGCTAAAGTTTACATATCTAAAAAAACTAAACTCGAATCTGGCACCAATGTCTATTTCTTAACCACCGATGTTATCGATACTACTGAACAACATAATCTTGAAAAATTTATAAGAACTGGAGGCATATTGGTTTTCGGTTCTCCATATCCTAACATTTTTAAGAATCGCGACAAAAGCAAGCCCTATACAAACGATCTGATTAAAATTAATGACCTACTAAGCAAGGCCGGTATTTTTAACGCTTACACTTTAATTCAAGCAAGTAGCAATGCAGATACATTAATATTAAAAGATCCCCCATTCTATCTACATCTAAAATACATTATACAACAATTGGCAAATCCTGCCTTCAAATCTATCGATCCGACAGAATACGCCTACGGAATGGAACCAACTCTCGAACTTAGTTTTTTAAGTAATGCAGATACTAGTCGGGTTATTCAAAAATTAAAGTCAATTTTATCTATTGGCGATACACTTGCTATCCCTACCATAAAGAAACCACTCGATATTTCTACCCCTGCAAAGAAAGCAGGTTATAGATTCTCAAAGTATCTTTTTGACAAAAAATACGCTTTAAGCGATACCACAGCATTTATTTATCCCGAAAGCAAATTTTTCCCTGGCGAAGTGCCAAAAAACGCACTCCGCACCACTGAACAAATTGAGATAGCGGTAAAAGTTGGAACGCAAGGCTTGCTCGACCCTTATTCAGATTATTATAGGCTACACAGTACCGGTGTTTATGTACCCGCCGGCGAAAAAGTAAGCATAATACTCGATCCAATCTACAAAAACCAGCATTTAAAAGCACAAATCGGTATCCATAATGATAATTTAAAACATATGGACAACCTGGTGAGACCCGGTTTTGATTTAACCAGAACTTTAGAACTCAACAAAGATACCACGATTATTTTCTCGCCATACGGAGGCTTGCTTTACATTAAAATATCCGATACTTCTACCCTTAAATCAATAAAAATTTTGACAAATGGTGTGGTTAAGGCACCTTATTACCAGTTAGGAAAAACGACTCTGGCCGATTGGAAAACCATAAGAAACAACCCTGCACCCTGGGCCGAACTCGCTACCGATAATCTTATTCTTACCGTTCCATCGTACCGCATTAAAAATTTGGAACACCCCGATTCCTTAATGAAATTCTGGGATGAAGTGATGAATGCAGATGCTGATCTAGCAATTATCAATAGAAAGCGGGCGCATCCCGAAAGGATAATTATAGACGAACAGGTTGCTTACGGTTATATGTTTACGCAATGGGATAAAATTGTTGCACCGAACGATGAAAGCTGCCCGTTGATGCTGGATGAAAAAAAACTCCGTGAAAAAGGAAGCTGGGGCCATTTTCATGAGCTCGGCCATCGTCACCAGTTTTGGGGTCTTGATATGGACGAAGTTGGCGAAGTAACCACCAACCTGTATTCGATGTATGTTTATGATAAGGTACTTAAAAAAGGGATTTACAACCATGATGCAATCCAAAGCAAATCAATGGTTAGGGAGAAAATAAAAGAATACCTTCAAAACGAACCAACTTTTAAAAAATGGGGCGAAGATCCATTTACAGCTTTATGCATGTATATCCAGCTGATCGAAAATTTTGGTTGGGAATCCATCATGAGCGCCAATAAAATATATCGTGAAAAAGATCCACGTAAATTCTACAATACTCCATTAAACAACCAGGAACGAATAGATCTCTGGTTTACATCTATCTCTAAGGCAACAAACGCTAACTTATCGTCGTTTTTCGATATCTGGAAAATACCGGTCAGCGGGCAGGCAAAAGCTCAAGTAAATATGTATAAAACATGGTTACCTGAAGAACTTGTTTCTTATCAGTCTCATTAA